Genomic segment of Bdellovibrio bacteriovorus:
GAGGCTTCCTTCTGGAAAAGCTTCCAAGCCGGATTCTTGGGCCTCTTCGTTCCAGAAAGCCTGCTCTAAACCAAAAAATCTCTGGCACCTTTTAGTTTCTCGGTGTTAGAAGATCTGCATGGAAAGAACTTACAAAGTAAATTCTCAGTTGTTGCCTGAAGGTTTTCCGCGTGAATTCGATGCGCATATTTATTTTTCGAATGAGTCTTTGCAGTTTGCGGCTCAGTTGCGTGAAATGGCGATAAAAGAATTTGCGGGACGTCAGGTCTTTGTTGGGCAGATGATTCCTGAAGCTATCGGTCCCCATCCTGTTCCAATGTTTGAAATCAATTTTCCGTTGTCGCTTTTTACAGACGTCGTGCTTTGGTTGATGAAAGCGCGCGGGGACCTTTCGGTTCTCGTTCACGAACTGACAGGCGATGATCTTTACGATCACACTCAAGCAGCGCTTTGGTTGGGTAAAGAAGTGCCGCTTCTTTACGAACGCTTTAAATAAAATCTATTTTTCGATCTTGATTTCTGAGCTTGTTGAGCTCAGTGAATAGCACCGTCATTCGATCATAAGTATCAATTGAAAGATCTTTCCAAGAGCCTCGTTGTTTTGCAAACGGGGCTTCTGGTTCAACGACTTTTCCATTTTGAATTTTTAAAGTCATCGTCTCTTCAATTTGAATATGCACATTCAGAAGTTTTGTCAGGCGCTTCGTGCGAAGGTACGTGGCGGCCGACCGGATGAAGTGACGTTCGAATTTATCAGCGAGGTCTTCGGGTGTAAGTTCTATTTCTAATATATCCTCTTCGCTGTCTTCGGTCTTAGCTTCAACGGAGGCTTCGGTTTCAGAAACTTCGATTTCTTCCAGCTCTTCCGTTTCTTCTTCCTCTTCCAGTTGGCGATACCAATTTAAGCCCACGGCTAAAATGGAGCGGACTGAAACGAAAGTGTCTTTGGAAAAACCGTGGCGTTCGCAGAAAAGATCAAAGCCCTGTTCTAAAAGGCTTGCATCAATGGGCTCATAGAACATGTTTTCGTTAAAAGACTTGTCTTGCAAAGAAGCGCTTAGCTTTAAGATTGAGTCCAATGCCAAAGCATTTGAAAACGGTCCAATGCAATGATTTTCATCCGCCTCTGTTTGAAAGGAGGTAAAATCCCGACTGAAGAAAGCGAGTTCTCTTCGTCCGGTTTTTAAACTGATATTGTACGGCGGATCTAGACGCTTGATCTCATCGGTTTCTAAGAGTGCAGCCTCCAGGGGGCTTCCCACAGGAGTAACATGAAGGTCCCAGACTTGGGTTAGCATCTCTAGCTTACGAGTGTCGCGATTTTTTTGCCCACGGAAATAACTATTCACGCGATCATGCAAAGATGTCGCTTTCCCGACATAGAGCACCTCGCCCCAGCGACTCATCATGCGGTAGACGCCGGGCTGCTTAGGAAGACTCAAGCGCTTTTCTTTCGGCAAAGGGTA
This window contains:
- a CDS encoding exonuclease domain-containing protein; translated protein: MSLLKTPVLFLDLQTTGAKPDTASILEMAWASLASEHIESSLIEQAEEVPRRIQFITGIYKNDMESARPFASVFSDLKSFIDKNLGANPIAVIHFAQFERPFLLDAYEKLQEEMPFSILCTHEIAKRLFPNLPTRGIKGLAGYFGCPSGELKRASNHVQATQVIWQGLTAALAEKGIHSIEELQKWLQDTPKAARVKYEYPLPKEKRLSLPKQPGVYRMMSRWGEVLYVGKATSLHDRVNSYFRGQKNRDTRKLEMLTQVWDLHVTPVGSPLEAALLETDEIKRLDPPYNISLKTGRRELAFFSRDFTSFQTEADENHCIGPFSNALALDSILKLSASLQDKSFNENMFYEPIDASLLEQGFDLFCERHGFSKDTFVSVRSILAVGLNWYRQLEEEEETEELEEIEVSETEASVEAKTEDSEEDILEIELTPEDLADKFERHFIRSAATYLRTKRLTKLLNVHIQIEETMTLKIQNGKVVEPEAPFAKQRGSWKDLSIDTYDRMTVLFTELNKLRNQDRKIDFI
- a CDS encoding DOPA 4,5-dioxygenase family protein; the encoded protein is MERTYKVNSQLLPEGFPREFDAHIYFSNESLQFAAQLREMAIKEFAGRQVFVGQMIPEAIGPHPVPMFEINFPLSLFTDVVLWLMKARGDLSVLVHELTGDDLYDHTQAALWLGKEVPLLYERFK